In Drosophila simulans strain w501 chromosome X, Prin_Dsim_3.1, whole genome shotgun sequence, one DNA window encodes the following:
- the LOC6726576 gene encoding glucosylceramide transporter ABCA12 isoform X1, translating to MRVHLNGREVRELLRKDLLVRWRQKGLSLILLAWPVMVFMLLYLIRLKYGSEELEACQYPTRLLPTKNQVVPAAFSYICSIENRCQPAHPYEEYSHWKEAPLHSVIDVVNAFVTDERLHKAVVELAEKANFVSAITTLITSDRLDIIRSNISEIISLVPEIERRMNYSFDIKHLFSNRETFVKLGVLLCGHPFPNTDTIPLVNEILESEDFSQANDAELDAMPTRRRRRSQDLPTDWRPTKYCKRLYRDVTSTNQGKLTWNTIKPIIQGRILYTPANAVTESVVKFSNATFEELDRLKQLSRAAATILTKLHTNATFQEAFDNLLKLAKSPLVKSLVGDDFDIGEIERVFQYIRTNQLIYDILTTVADLMDCVSADRFEAVESVDELHKRAYELNQNKLFLAALNLEDVSLKQASYRLHMDTDNTQPTFENRNRFWFPGPADSMVIDLKYHRGFVQLKQMVDLGIIKSKREEAGFAPEEDGPESGRSLSGLFSIKQVESDASDEDDDDFDLSLEESGDEQATPKVLASANDQEETTISPSSLDGITTEEVMGTTEQTVVSGDPDLLLLKDEDVLKRSKRQGLFDLLGGFGGSGDAKKKNKFEVDNMQFYTKQFPYPSFLNDVFKRGLYLAQGVQVAYLLGLVVFVALCVRERIWMRESRNSMLMRSMGLKAHSELVAWALISFLELCVIFALISVVLYSGGILGYTNWFFMMFYCLSFGLCLISFCYMCTNFFNSANIGAVASALLFFISLCPFIIVLMFDAKLSVFEGFLVDLSFTTAFAKGWGELMRMELQQEGLTVRHLIQVGPARSECAMALLMFLLDFLLYAVIGLAYQRYKKNNYSFVKVSRSQLDGKLGASLVNVSKLYGSKCAVSNVSLDFARNQVSCLLGRNGAGKSTLIKLLTGQIGQSSGKVLLSGEHQVGVCWQDNILIPTLTAREHLQLYAQIKIPQGGSGGVEEIRSEVAQTLQSLNFGKHESYPSWQLSGGYRRRLCVAIAFIASPSVVILDEPCNGVDAKARKDIWQLIERLRQGRAVIFATHFLDEAKYLSDSLVIMRNGRIIAQHSRDSLQCLCTSNYSIRLRCADATGVTFVIQKAQQLLPQTQVTHSGAADYPHSLTINASYAEHLTPGAVEFLELLQSQVVAGSISDVELTASSSLEQEFEQLNRNGEETGPRRPASDRSGVVAGPAMITDEPPTACKQFRLLMGKRLRHLSRNYRLLLYVLLLPALFELCAMWFVSYRLEDDFDTVLPLTRSLYPQTTQFLSQERATSFSEKLYPQLRTSCDHLGECRVFNTSEQAYDWVLNSWGEYSERRYGGYGLNGSGATVWYNNKGYHSMMAWLNDLNSELLRTTMNDSESSILTLNEPWKLGYAELSTSSILRQAGDGSMVFILLIAFGLVVASGSVYLVNERVNGEKLQQRLCGVSAVTYWLVALIWDYLVMVLGLIVCLVVILMFGMPVFMDRQQLVGIIGLSLAFSFACVPSVHVAEKIFSDSSIAIVSIFCANLIVPLVTMGIILILGVVGDGPAWDDWRHALNQAFLIFPIHALGDGFLELCKNYMVALVFRRYDIESYKHPLASDLLGRHFTALFLVGVAALIINVLIECHFLRRLWQRVERLLDCTYRRELDKLGQLKLVNIQSIFKSCVATGEAVRAENLWLAYRRGHYAVRNVYFSVQRGECFGLLGKNGAGKSTIFKLLTGQLQPDVGQIYFEQPGISYCPQSNPLDPLLTTTECIRFYGRLRGIRDLDQFLDRVLDTYELRPYKDVQVRNLSGGNRRKLTVAVTCCGCTPTVLMDEPTSDMDPVTRDMVYATIEQLLLARRAVVLTSHSVSEIEHLCQRVAVLRAGQVIASDSPQRLKSEHGGYYSVTCFCGPAQQAILSRSLSQRLPGARDLQHYAHSLRFLVRIRSPGSLGDAPLLSELFAILRDVCVNVARFSLSRCRFETVFERILDSSESNGSNGVHKDQQQQDARKDLPSKSPAVGGTLETGYIHCGYEETRT from the exons ATGAGGGTGCACCTGAATGGTCGCGAGGTCCGGGAGCTGTTGCGAAAGGATTTGCTGGTGCGATGGCGACAGAAAGGGCTGAGTCTGATCCTGCTGGCCTGGCCAGTGATGGTCTTTATGCTGCTCTACCTGATCCGTCTGAAGTACGGAtcggaggagctggaggccTGCCAGTATCCCACCCGCCTGCTGCCCACCAAGAACCAAGTGGTTCCCGCTGCCTTCTCCTACATATGCAGTATTGAGAACCGCTGCCAGCCGGCGCATCCCTACGAGGAGTATTCCCATTGGAAGGAGGCGCC ACTGCACTCCGTGATCGATGTGGTCAACGCGTTCGTAACCGACGAACGGCTCCACAAGGCCGTCGTGGAGCTGGCCGAGAAGGCCAACTTTGTGTCGGCCATAACTACATTGATCACCAGTGATCGGCTCGACATCATACGAA GTAACATAAGTGAAATAATTTCCCTGGTGCCCGAAATCGAACGACGAATGAACTACAGCTTCGACATCAAACATTTGTTTTCGA ATCGCGAGACCTTCGTGAAGTTGGGCGTTCTTTTGTGTGGTCATCCGTTTCCCAATACCGATACTATACCGCTGGTCAATGAAATCCTGGAATCCGAGGACTTTAGCCAAGCCAACGATGCAGAGCTCGATGCAATGCCCA CCCGCCGTCGTCGTCGATCCCAAGATCTTCCCACGGACTGGAGGCCAA CTAAATACTGCAAGCGCCTCTACCGGGATGTGACTTCTACGAACCAAGGCAAACTCACCTGGAACACCATCAAGCCGATTATCCAGGGACGGATCTTGTATACCCCTGCCAACGCTGTGACCGAAAGCGTGGTGAAGTTT agtAATGCCACCTTTGAGGAACTGGATAGGCTGAAGCAACTTAGTCGTGCAGCAGCTACTATTCTCACCAAGCTGCACACAAACGCTACTTTCCAGGAGGCCTTCGATAATCTGctcaagttggccaagtcgCCACTGGTCAAGAGTTTGGTCGGCGATGACTTCGATATTGGGGAAATTGAAAGGGTCTTCCAATACATTCGCACCAACCAACTGATATATGATATTCTTACCACCGTGGCAGATTTAATGGATTGCGTTTCGGCCGATCGTTTTGAGGCTGTAGAAAGTGTGGACGAACTGCACAAGAGAGCCTACGAACTAAATCAGAACAAGTTGTTTTTGGCCGCCCTCAATTTGGAGGACGTAAGTCTAAAGCAAGCGTCCTACCGCCTGCATATGGATACGGATAACACACAGCCGACTTTTGAGAACCGGAACAGATTCTGGTTCCCCGGACCCGCCGACAGCATGGTTATTGATCTCAAGTATCATCGTGGCTTCGTTCAGCTCAAACAGATGGTCGACCTGGGAATTATCAAGAGCAAGCGAGAAGAGGCGGGCTTTGCGCCGGAGGAGGATGGGCCTGAAAGTGGGCGTTCCTTAAGTGGTCTTTTTAGCATCAAGCAAGTGGAGAGCGATGCGTCcgatgaggatgatgatgacttTGATCTCAGTCTGGAGGAAAGCGGTGACGAGCAGGCCACTCCAAAGGTATTAGCGTCTGCGAATGATCAGGAGGAAACAACCATTTCTCCTTCATCCTTGGATGGGATAACCACCGAAGAAGTTATGGGCACTACAGAACAGACAGTCGTAAGTGGTGACCCAGATCTCCTTCTGCTCAAGGATGAAGATGTGCTGAAGCGCTCAAAACGGCAGGGTCTGTTCGATTTGCTTGGAGGCTTCGGTGGATCTGGggatgccaaaaaaaagaacaaattcGAAGTGGACAACATGCAGTTCTACACCAAGCAATTTCCTTATCCGTCCTTCCTTAACGATGT ctttaAGCGTGGCTTGTACTTGGCCCAAGGTGTACAGGTGGCTTATCTACTCGGTCTGGTTGTATTCGTGGCTCTTTGTGTAAGGGAACGCATCTGGATGCGAGAGAGCCGTAATAGCATG TTGATGCGATCAATGGGTCTGAAGGCGCATTCCGAGCTGGTAGCCTGGGCGCTGATAAGTTTTTTGGAGCTTTGTGTAATCTTTGCGCTGATCAGCGTGGTCCTATACAGTGGCGGTATTTTGGGCTATACCAACTGGTTTTTCATGATGTTCTACTGCCTGAGCTTTGGCCTTTGCCTAATTTCGTTCTG TTATATGTGCACCAACTTCTTTAATTCGGCAAACATTGGTGCTGTGGCCTCCGCCCTTCTATTTTTCATTAGCCTTTGTCCGTTTATCATTGTGCTGATGTTCGATGCCAAATTGAGCGTTTTTGAGGGCTTCCTGGTGGACCTCTCCTTCACAACGGCCTTTGCCAAGGGCTGGGGCGAGCTGATGCGAatggagctgcagcaggaggGACTGACAGTACGTCATCTCATCCAGGTGGGTCCTGCGAGAAGTGAGTGCGCCATGGCGCTGCTCATGTTCCTCCTCGATTTTCTGCTGTATGCGGTTATTGGACTGGCCTACCAGCGCTATAAGAAAA ATAACTACAGCTTTGTGAAGGTCAGTCGCTCGCAATTGGACGGCAAACTGGGCGCCTCGTTGGTTAATGTTAGCAAACTGTACGGCAGCAAGTGCGCTGTTTCAAACGTAAGCCTCGACTTTGCGCGCAACCAGGTGAGCTGTCTTCTGGGTCGAAATGGAGCTGGAAAGAGCACGCTGATCAAGTTGCTCACCGGACAAATCGGGCAGAGCAGTGGCAAGGTCCTGTTGTCCGGAGAGCACCAAGTGGGTGTCTGCTGGCAGGATAATATCCTAATACCCACGCTGACGGCTCGGGAACACCTGCAGCTGTATGCACAGATCAAGATACCACAAGGTGGGAGTGGAGGTGTGGAGGAGATCCGCTCAGAGGTTGCCCAAACCCTCCAAAGTCTAAACTTTGGTAAGCACGAATCTTATCCTTCGTGGCAGCTCTCCGGGGGCTACAGACGACGCCTCTGCGTGGCCATAGCCTTCATTGCTTCGCCCAGTGTGGTCATCTTGGATGAGCCCTGCAATGGGGTGGATGCCAAGGCCAGAAAGGACATTTGGCAGTTGATTGAGCGCTTGCGTCAAGGGAGGGCAGTCATCTTTGCCACCCATTTCCTGGATGAGGCCAAGTACCTCAGTGATTCACTTGTGATAATGCGGAAT GGTCGCATTATTGCCCAGCATAGTCGAGACTCCCTGCAGTGTTTGTGTACCTCAAACTATAGCATTCGATTACGTTGCGCCGATGCCACCGGAGTAACCTTCGTCATCCAGAAGGCACAGCAGCTTCTCCCCCAGACTCAGGTAACCCATTCGGGAGCCGCAGATTACCCTCACAGCCTGACCATCAATGCCAGCTATGCGGAGCATCTAACACCAGGAGCCGTCGAATTTCTGGAACTGCTGCAGTCCCAAGTGGTAGCTGGCAGCATCAGCGATGTGGAGCTCACAGCCAGCTCTAGCCTGGAACAGGAGTTCGAGCAGTTGAATAGGAATGGCGAGGAAACGGGACCTCGGCGTCCTGCCAGCGATCGGAGTGGAGTAGTCGCAGGCCCTGCAATGATAACAGACGAACCACCAACCGCTTGCAAGCAATTCCGACTGCTCATGGGCAAGCGATTGAGGCATCTGTCCCGGAACTACCGCCTCCTGCTCTATGTCCTCCTGCTCCCAGCTCTTTTCGAACTGTGTGCCATGTGGTTCGTCAGCTATCGTCTGGAAGATGACTTCGACACTGTTTTACCCCTGACCCGATCGCTCTATCCTCAAACCACTCAGTTTTTGTCACAGGAAAGGGCAACCAGCTTCTCCGAGAAACTGTATCCACAGCTAAGAACCTCATGTGACCATCTGGGAGAGTGCAGAGTATTCAATACTTCTGAACAGGCCTACGATTGGGTCCTGAACTCTTGGGGCGAGTATAGCGAGCGCCGATACGGCGGCTATGGATTAAACGGGTCAGGTGCTACAGTTTGGTATAACAATAAGGGATATCACTCCATGATGGCCTGGTTAAACGACCTCAACTCGGAGCTACTGCGCACGACTATGAACGACTCAGAGTCCAGTATCCTTACCCTGAATGAACCGTGGAAACTGGGTTATGCCGAACTTAGTACCAGCTCGATCCTTCGGCAGGCAGGTGACGGGTCTATGGTCTTTATCTTACTGATAGCTTTTGGCTTGGTAGTGGCCTCAGGTTCCGTTTATTTGGTAAACGAGCGTGTTAATGGTGAGAAGCTGCAGCAAAGATTGTGCGGAGTAAGCGCGGTTACCTACTGGCTGGTGGCCCTCATCTGGGATTATCTGGTGATGGTCCTGGGTCTGATTGTCTGCCTCGTTGTAATCCTGATGTTCGGAATGCCTGTCTTTATGGACCGCCAGCAGCTGGTGGGCATCATTGGACTGTCCCTGGCCTTTAG CTTCGCCTGTGTTCCATCTGTTCATGTGGCTGAGAAGATCTTCAGCGATTCAAGCATTGCCATTGTGTCGATTTTTTGCGCCAATCTTATTGTCCCGCTGGTCACCATGGGCATCATCCTGATCCTGGGTGTGGTGGGCGATGGGCCAGCGTGGGATGATTGGCGCCACGCCCTCAACCAGGCCTTTTTGATCTTTCCAATTCATGCTTTGGGAGACGGCTTCCTGGAGTTGTGCAAGAACTATATGGTGGCCTTGGTATTCCGCCGCTACGACATCGAATCGTATAAGCATCCCTTGGCCAGTGACCTGCTTGGGCGCCACTTTACCGCCCTGTttttggtgggcgtggccgccCTGATCATCAACGTCCTCATCGAGTGTCATTTTCTGCGGCGTCTGTGGCAGCGAGTGGAGCGGTTGCTGGACTGCACCTACCGCCGCGAGCTGGATAAACTGGGTCAGCTGAAGCTGGTAAACATCCAGAGCATCTTCAAGAGCTGCGTGGCCACCGGTGAAGCGGTGCGGGCGGAGAATCTCTGGCTGGCTTACCGCCGCGGGCACTATGCGGTGCGTAATGTTTACTTCAGTGTCCAGCGGGGCGAATGCTTCGGGTTGTTGGGCAAGAATGGAGCCGGGAAGTCCACAATCTTCAAGCTGCTCACTGGGCAATTGCAGCCCGACGTGGGACAAATTTACTTCGAGCAA CCCGGCATTTCATACTGCCCGCAGAGCAACCCGCTGGACCCGCTGCTGACGACGACCGAGTGCATCCGCTTCTACGGACGCCTGCGGGGCATTCGCGATCTGGATCAATTTTTGGACCGTGTGCTGGACACGTACGAGCTGCGTCCCTACAAGGATGTCCAGGTGCGGAACCTGAGTGGCGGCAATAGGCGCAAGCTAACTGTGGCTGTGACCTGTTGCGGATGCACGCCCACCGTCCTGATGGATGAACCAACGAGCGACATGGATCCCGTGACCAGGGACATGGTGTATGCCACCAtcgagcagctgctgctggcccgCAGAGCGGTGGTGCTGACCTCTCATTCCGTTTCGGAGATCGAGCATCTGTGCCAAAGGGTGGCGGTGCTTAGGGCGGGCCAGGTCATCGCCAGCGATAGTCCGCAGCGGTTGAAATCAGAACATGGTGGTTACTACTCCGTGACCTGCTTCTGCGGCCCCGCCCAACAGGCTATTCTTTCAAGAAGCTTGAGTCAACGATTGCCGGGAGCCCGGGACTTGCAGCACTATGCCCACAGCTTGCGGTTCCTCGTCAGGATCCGTTCGCCTGGCAGCCTGGGCGATGCCCCCCTTCTCTCTGAACTCTTCGCCATCCTTCGCGATGTCTGCGTGAATGTGGCTCGCTTTTCGCTGAGTCGCTGCCGTTTCGAGACCGTTTTCGAACGAATCCTTGACAGCAGCGAGTCGAATGGCAGCAATGGCGTGCACaaggatcagcagcagcaggatgccAGGAAGGATCTGCCAAGCAAATCCCCTGCTGTCGGTGGCACTCTCGAAACCGGCTATATTCATTGTGGCTATGAGGAGACAAGAACTTAA